One window from the genome of Pedococcus badiiscoriae encodes:
- a CDS encoding 3-isopropylmalate dehydrogenase: MVDMSEEAAKARQALQESMDLREQGHSDD, translated from the coding sequence ATGGTTGACATGAGCGAAGAGGCCGCCAAGGCACGTCAGGCACTGCAGGAGTCGATGGACCTGCGCGAGCAGGGTCACTCCGACGACTGA
- a CDS encoding amino acid permease — translation MASVTDLSEDERRLAELGYKQELDRSWSGFSNFAISFSIISILAGCFTTFGVGWNNGGPAAIAWGWPIISLFILAIGLCMSELVSAYPTSGGIYWWASKLGGVKAGYYTGWLNLIGLLAIDASVAYGCATFLDLTIGAFDSGYTPGDLNRVFLYFVVVLVLVSLINIFSAHLLAVLNNISVWWHVFGALAVVLILWFIPSHHASVSSVFTHTVNNTGFIGGSTHGIGFLFYILPISAILTQYTITGYDASAHLSEETHGAANTAAKGIWQSIAYSAIGGWILLLTFLFAVQDEAGVTNGGGAVATIFSQALSSKWAGTVLLISTAGQFFCTTACMTSTTRMLFAFSRDGAVPGSRLWSKLSAKRVPVNGVILSAVVAVLLTLPALVKVNIGTAKAPIYVPIAFFAVVSIGVVGLYVAFAVPIYYRWRAGNAFPQGSWNLGNKWRWLAPLAVIEIVITSIVAMLPTVNTGNPFDKHFAWKFVNYTPIVVLGAMALLWAFWHLSAKKWFTGPRHTVDADVSETFR, via the coding sequence ATGGCCAGCGTCACCGATCTGTCCGAGGACGAACGCCGGCTGGCGGAGCTCGGGTACAAGCAAGAGCTCGACCGGTCCTGGTCCGGCTTCTCCAACTTCGCCATCTCGTTCTCGATCATCTCGATCCTGGCGGGCTGTTTCACCACCTTCGGGGTCGGCTGGAACAACGGCGGCCCGGCCGCCATCGCGTGGGGCTGGCCTATCATCAGCCTGTTCATCCTCGCCATCGGCCTGTGCATGTCCGAGCTCGTCTCCGCCTACCCGACCTCGGGCGGGATCTACTGGTGGGCCAGCAAGCTCGGCGGCGTCAAGGCCGGGTACTACACAGGCTGGCTGAACCTCATCGGGTTGCTCGCCATCGACGCGTCCGTCGCGTACGGGTGCGCCACCTTCCTCGACCTCACCATCGGCGCCTTCGACAGCGGCTACACCCCTGGTGACCTCAACCGGGTGTTCCTCTACTTCGTCGTCGTGCTCGTGCTGGTCTCGCTCATCAACATCTTCTCGGCCCACCTGCTGGCCGTGCTCAACAACATCTCGGTCTGGTGGCACGTCTTCGGCGCCCTGGCCGTCGTGCTCATCCTGTGGTTCATCCCCTCCCACCACGCGAGTGTCTCCTCGGTGTTCACCCACACGGTCAACAACACCGGGTTCATCGGCGGCAGCACCCACGGCATCGGCTTCCTGTTCTACATCCTGCCGATCTCGGCGATCCTCACCCAGTACACGATCACCGGCTACGACGCGTCCGCCCACCTCTCCGAGGAGACCCACGGCGCCGCGAACACCGCGGCCAAGGGGATCTGGCAGTCCATCGCGTACTCCGCCATCGGCGGCTGGATCCTGCTACTGACCTTCCTCTTCGCGGTCCAGGACGAGGCCGGGGTCACCAACGGCGGCGGTGCGGTCGCGACGATCTTCAGCCAGGCGCTGTCCAGCAAGTGGGCCGGCACCGTCCTGCTCATCTCGACGGCGGGGCAGTTCTTCTGCACCACGGCCTGCATGACCTCGACGACCCGGATGCTGTTCGCCTTCAGCCGGGACGGCGCGGTGCCCGGGTCGCGGCTGTGGTCGAAGCTGAGCGCCAAGCGCGTCCCGGTCAACGGGGTGATCCTCTCGGCGGTCGTCGCAGTGCTGCTCACGCTCCCGGCCCTGGTCAAGGTCAACATCGGCACGGCCAAGGCACCGATCTACGTGCCGATCGCCTTCTTTGCAGTCGTCTCCATCGGCGTCGTGGGCCTCTACGTGGCCTTCGCCGTCCCCATCTACTACCGCTGGCGGGCAGGCAACGCGTTCCCGCAGGGGTCGTGGAACCTCGGCAACAAGTGGCGCTGGCTGGCCCCCCTGGCTGTCATCGAGATCGTCATCACGTCCATCGTCGCGATGCTGCCGACGGTCAACACCGGCAACCCGTTCGACAAGCACTTCGCCTGGAAGTTCGTCAACTACACCCCCATCGTGGTCCTCGGCGCCATGGCCCTGTTGTGGGCGTTCTGGCACCTGTCGGCCAAGAAGTGGTTCACCGGGCCGAGGCACACCGTCGACGCCGACGTGTCCGAGACGTTCCGCTGA
- a CDS encoding 3-isopropylmalate dehydrogenase gives MAPDSAGNDTVNLAVIGGDGIGPEVVAEGLKVLETVTANTGTKFQTTEYDLGARRWHATGETLPDSVLEELRGHDAILLGAIGDPTVPSGVLERGVLLPLRFALEQYVNLRPAKLYPGVLSPLAVDRVAPEGIDFVVVREGTEGPYVGNGGSLRTGTPHEIATEVSVNTRFGVERVVRDAFARAQARPRKHLTLVHKHNVLTHAGHLWRRTVEEVAREFPEVTTAYQHVDAATIFLATDPGRFDVIVTDNLFGDIITDIAAAVVGGIGLAASANINPERTAPSMFEPVHGSAPDIAGQAKADPTATILSVGMLLEHLGRTDEASRVERAVAADLATRGSAVRSTPQVGDAIASLL, from the coding sequence ATGGCTCCCGACAGCGCTGGCAACGACACCGTCAACCTCGCCGTCATCGGCGGTGACGGGATCGGCCCGGAGGTCGTGGCCGAGGGCCTGAAGGTCCTGGAGACCGTCACGGCCAACACCGGCACCAAGTTCCAGACGACCGAGTACGACCTGGGCGCGCGTCGCTGGCACGCGACTGGCGAGACGCTGCCCGACTCCGTCCTGGAGGAGCTGCGTGGCCACGACGCGATCCTGCTCGGCGCGATCGGCGACCCGACCGTGCCGAGCGGAGTGCTCGAGCGCGGGGTGCTGCTCCCGCTGCGCTTCGCCCTCGAGCAGTACGTCAACCTGCGCCCGGCCAAGCTCTACCCGGGAGTGCTGAGCCCGCTGGCCGTGGACCGGGTGGCCCCCGAGGGCATCGACTTCGTCGTCGTCCGCGAGGGGACCGAGGGCCCCTACGTCGGCAACGGCGGCTCGTTGCGCACCGGCACCCCCCACGAGATCGCGACCGAGGTCAGCGTCAACACCCGGTTCGGCGTCGAGCGGGTCGTGCGCGATGCCTTCGCCCGTGCGCAGGCCCGGCCGCGCAAGCACCTGACCCTCGTCCACAAGCACAACGTGCTCACCCACGCCGGCCACCTGTGGCGCCGCACCGTCGAGGAGGTGGCGCGCGAGTTCCCCGAGGTCACGACGGCATACCAGCACGTCGACGCGGCCACCATCTTCCTGGCCACCGACCCCGGTCGGTTCGACGTGATCGTCACGGACAACCTCTTCGGCGACATCATCACGGACATCGCGGCCGCCGTCGTCGGCGGCATCGGCCTCGCGGCCAGCGCCAACATCAACCCCGAGCGCACGGCGCCCAGCATGTTCGAGCCCGTCCACGGGTCCGCTCCCGACATCGCGGGCCAGGCCAAGGCCGACCCGACGGCCACCATCCTCTCGGTCGGCATGCTGCTCGAGCACCTGGGCCGCACCGACGAGGCCTCCCGAGTCGAGCGCGCCGTGGCCGCCGACCTCGCCACCCGGGGGAGCGCCGTACGCAGCACGCCGCAGGTCGGCGACGCCATCGCGTCGCTGCTCTAG
- a CDS encoding aldehyde dehydrogenase family protein has product MSADIHEVLNPATEAVVSQISLASVEDADAAIAAAEAAGPAWRAVAPADRGRLLRRFAEVVDDHLEELARLEVENAGHTIGNARWEAGNVRDVLTYYSAAPERHFGRQIPVAGGLDVTFKEPLGTVGIIVPWNFPMPIAGWGFAPALAAGNTVVLKPAELTPLTALRLGELALEAGLPEGVFTVVAGKGSVVGERFVTHPAVRKICFTGSTAVGQRIMRGAADQVKRITLELGGKSANIVFADSDLEKAAATAPYGVFDNAGQDCCARSRILVQRSVFDRFMELFEPAVAGVVVAAPGDEGTEMGPLISAGQRETVRSYVEESPEPVEVAFRGAAPEGSGYWYPPTVVLPRATSDRVWQEEVFGPVVAVMPFEDEADAIAKANDTAYGLSGSIWTRDVGRALRVSRGVAAGNLSVNSHSSVRYSTPFGGFKQSGLGRELGPDALDSFSEVKNVFISTDS; this is encoded by the coding sequence GTGAGCGCCGACATCCACGAAGTCCTCAACCCGGCCACCGAGGCCGTGGTGAGCCAGATCAGCCTGGCGTCCGTCGAGGACGCGGACGCAGCCATCGCCGCCGCGGAGGCCGCCGGACCCGCCTGGCGCGCCGTCGCCCCTGCCGACCGGGGCCGGTTGCTGCGCCGGTTCGCCGAGGTGGTCGACGACCACCTCGAGGAGCTGGCCCGCCTCGAGGTGGAGAACGCCGGCCACACCATCGGCAACGCCCGGTGGGAGGCGGGCAACGTCCGTGACGTCCTGACGTACTACTCGGCCGCGCCAGAACGCCACTTCGGTCGGCAGATCCCTGTGGCCGGTGGGCTCGACGTGACCTTCAAGGAGCCCCTCGGGACGGTCGGGATCATCGTGCCCTGGAACTTCCCGATGCCCATCGCCGGCTGGGGGTTCGCGCCCGCCCTGGCCGCGGGGAACACGGTCGTGCTCAAGCCGGCCGAGCTCACCCCGCTGACGGCGCTGCGCCTCGGTGAGCTGGCCCTGGAGGCAGGGCTGCCCGAGGGGGTCTTCACCGTGGTCGCGGGCAAGGGCTCGGTGGTGGGCGAGCGGTTCGTCACCCACCCCGCGGTGCGCAAGATCTGCTTCACGGGTTCTACTGCGGTGGGTCAGCGGATCATGCGCGGCGCTGCCGACCAGGTCAAGCGGATCACCCTCGAGCTCGGTGGCAAGAGCGCCAACATCGTCTTCGCCGACAGCGACCTGGAGAAGGCGGCGGCCACGGCCCCCTACGGCGTGTTCGACAACGCGGGGCAGGACTGCTGTGCGCGGAGCCGGATCCTGGTGCAGCGCAGCGTCTTCGACAGGTTCATGGAGCTCTTCGAGCCGGCCGTGGCGGGAGTCGTGGTCGCCGCTCCCGGGGACGAGGGCACGGAGATGGGGCCGCTGATCAGCGCGGGTCAGCGCGAGACCGTCCGGTCCTATGTCGAGGAGTCGCCCGAGCCGGTCGAGGTGGCCTTCCGCGGTGCAGCGCCCGAGGGCTCCGGCTACTGGTACCCACCGACGGTCGTGCTGCCCCGGGCCACGTCCGACCGCGTCTGGCAGGAAGAGGTCTTCGGGCCGGTCGTCGCGGTGATGCCGTTCGAGGACGAGGCCGACGCGATCGCGAAGGCGAACGACACGGCATACGGGCTGTCGGGCTCGATCTGGACGCGCGACGTCGGTCGTGCCCTGCGGGTGTCCCGTGGCGTCGCGGCGGGCAACCTGTCGGTCAACTCGCACAGCAGCGTGCGGTACTCCACCCCCTTCGGGGGATTCAAGCAGTCCGGCCTCGGCCGCGAGCTCGGACCAGACGCCCTGGACTCGTTCAGCGAGGTCAAGAACGTTTTCATCTCCACGGACAGCTGA
- a CDS encoding FAD-dependent oxidoreductase, producing MSEDLPQRARVVIIGGGVIGCSVAYHLAHLGWTDVLLLEQGSLSCGTTWHAAGLVGQLRATEASTRLVQYSTELYSRLEAETGLGTGYRVCGGLTLARTEERMVALRRTAASAAAYDLECELLTPGEAHERYPLIRADDLVGAIWLPGDGRANPTDLTQALAKGARMRGVRIAERVLVTGVLTTAGRASGVRTDRGDVEAEYVVNCAGQWAKAVGELAGVTVPLHSAEHFYVVTEQIDGVHRDLPILRDPDGYTYVKEEVGGLLVGGFEPVAKPWVAPDQIPYPFEFALLEEDWEHFEILMDSAVHRLPVLADTGIRKFYNGPESFTPDNQFIIGEAPELAGFFVGAGFNSVGIASAGGAGRALAEWIVEGEPTTDLISADIRRFSPLAGNNDWLRRRVGEVLGLHYAVPWPNRELETGRPLRRSPVHDLVVAQGACLGSRNNWERPNVFAPQGAPPVIDYSWERPAWVDWSVAEQLATREAVAVFDQTSFSKYLVVGAGAERALQWVCTADVAVPVGRAVYTGMLNSRGTYESDVTVTRTARDEFFVVSSAATTVRDIDWMRRHFPPDAAAHVVDLTSAYAVLGVMGPRSRELLQRLSPDAFDDVSFPFATSREVRIGQATVRATRITYVGELGWEVYVPTDLAAGVYEDLFDAGSDLGVVPAGYSTIESMRLEKGYRAFARELTTETGPVVAGLTFACKLGTDHDFLGRAAVERSRLTPPARRIVSFVVGDPAAYPWGGELVLRDGEPVGQVTSAAWGASLGRGVGLALVGDRATGAATADWLRGGSYEIDLAGTRYPVTVGLRPPFDPDGVKLARQTVR from the coding sequence GTGAGTGAGGACCTGCCGCAGCGCGCCCGCGTCGTCATCATCGGTGGCGGGGTGATCGGCTGCAGCGTCGCCTACCACCTGGCGCACCTCGGCTGGACGGATGTCCTTCTCCTCGAACAGGGTTCGCTGTCCTGCGGCACGACCTGGCATGCCGCGGGACTGGTCGGCCAGCTTCGGGCCACGGAGGCCAGCACCCGACTGGTCCAGTACTCGACCGAGCTCTACTCCCGGCTCGAGGCGGAGACGGGGCTGGGGACCGGCTACCGCGTCTGTGGGGGCCTCACCCTCGCCCGCACCGAGGAGCGAATGGTGGCCCTGCGCCGCACCGCCGCGAGCGCCGCGGCATACGACCTCGAGTGCGAGCTGCTCACGCCCGGGGAGGCGCACGAGCGGTACCCGCTCATCCGCGCCGACGACCTCGTGGGCGCGATCTGGCTCCCCGGTGACGGGCGGGCCAACCCGACGGACCTCACCCAGGCGCTGGCGAAGGGCGCGCGGATGCGGGGGGTCCGGATTGCCGAACGGGTGCTTGTCACCGGGGTGCTGACGACCGCGGGTCGAGCCAGTGGAGTCAGGACCGACCGTGGCGACGTCGAGGCGGAGTACGTCGTGAACTGCGCCGGCCAGTGGGCCAAGGCCGTGGGGGAGCTGGCCGGGGTCACCGTGCCGCTGCACTCGGCCGAGCACTTCTACGTCGTGACCGAGCAGATCGACGGGGTGCACCGTGACCTGCCGATCCTGCGCGATCCCGACGGCTACACCTACGTCAAGGAGGAGGTGGGGGGTCTGCTCGTGGGCGGGTTCGAGCCGGTGGCCAAGCCGTGGGTCGCGCCGGACCAGATCCCGTACCCGTTCGAGTTCGCCCTCCTGGAGGAGGACTGGGAGCACTTCGAGATCCTCATGGACAGTGCCGTTCACCGCCTGCCGGTGCTCGCCGACACGGGGATCCGCAAGTTCTACAACGGACCCGAGAGCTTCACCCCCGACAACCAGTTCATCATCGGCGAGGCGCCCGAGCTCGCCGGCTTCTTCGTGGGCGCGGGCTTCAACTCCGTGGGGATCGCGTCGGCAGGTGGGGCAGGCCGCGCCCTCGCGGAGTGGATCGTCGAGGGCGAGCCGACCACCGACCTGATCAGTGCCGACATCCGCAGGTTCTCCCCGCTGGCCGGCAACAACGACTGGCTTCGCCGGCGCGTGGGTGAGGTGCTCGGGCTGCACTACGCGGTGCCGTGGCCCAACCGCGAGCTCGAGACGGGGCGGCCGCTACGGCGCTCGCCCGTCCACGACCTCGTCGTCGCCCAAGGGGCGTGCCTGGGGAGTCGCAACAACTGGGAGCGGCCGAATGTCTTTGCCCCCCAGGGTGCTCCGCCCGTCATCGACTACTCGTGGGAGCGTCCGGCGTGGGTCGACTGGTCGGTTGCCGAGCAGTTGGCGACCCGAGAGGCGGTGGCGGTCTTCGACCAGACCTCCTTCTCGAAGTACCTCGTGGTCGGGGCCGGGGCCGAGCGCGCCCTGCAGTGGGTCTGCACCGCCGACGTCGCGGTGCCCGTCGGTCGCGCCGTCTACACGGGGATGCTCAACTCGCGTGGCACCTACGAGTCCGACGTGACGGTGACCAGGACGGCCCGTGACGAGTTCTTCGTCGTCAGCAGCGCCGCGACGACGGTGCGGGACATCGACTGGATGCGCCGCCACTTCCCGCCGGACGCGGCGGCCCATGTCGTCGACCTCACGAGTGCGTATGCCGTCCTCGGCGTCATGGGACCGCGGTCCCGTGAGCTCCTGCAGCGGCTGTCGCCCGACGCGTTCGACGACGTGTCGTTCCCGTTCGCCACGAGCAGGGAGGTCAGGATCGGTCAGGCCACGGTCCGAGCGACCCGGATCACCTATGTCGGTGAGCTGGGCTGGGAGGTCTACGTCCCCACCGACCTCGCCGCAGGCGTCTACGAGGACCTGTTCGACGCGGGCAGCGATCTCGGGGTGGTTCCTGCCGGGTACTCGACCATCGAGTCGATGCGCCTGGAGAAGGGCTATCGCGCCTTTGCCCGCGAGCTCACCACCGAGACCGGGCCGGTCGTCGCCGGGCTCACCTTCGCCTGCAAGCTCGGGACCGACCACGACTTCCTCGGGCGGGCGGCGGTCGAGCGCTCCCGGTTGACGCCCCCCGCCCGCCGCATCGTCTCGTTCGTCGTGGGTGACCCGGCGGCCTACCCGTGGGGTGGCGAGCTCGTGCTGCGCGATGGCGAGCCCGTCGGGCAGGTCACCAGCGCGGCGTGGGGTGCGAGCCTGGGCAGGGGGGTCGGGCTGGCCCTCGTGGGTGACCGGGCCACCGGCGCGGCGACCGCGGACTGGCTACGCGGTGGCAGCTACGAGATCGACCTGGCGGGGACGCGGTACCCGGTGACGGTGGGGCTGCGTCCGCCGTTCGACCCCGACGGCGTCAAGCTCGCTCGCCAGACGGTGAGATGA
- a CDS encoding branched-chain amino acid aminotransferase — MSQTTAPLTFEVTRRSDPRPDAEREAVLANPGFGTTFTDHMVTAVWRKGEGWSEGKVSAYGPITLMPSAAVLHYAQEIFEGMKAYRHADGSIWTFRPEANAQRMMRSARRMTLPELPEEDFLASLRALVEVDQAWVPSGASGESSLYLRPFMYASEAFLGVRPASEVTYSVIASPAGAYFSGGIKPVTLWLSTDYARAGEGGTGAAKCGGNYASSLAGQLEGIENGCDQAVFLDASTHTYVEELGGMNLFFVTKDNKLVTPELTGSILEGVTRSSVLALAKEMGLEPEERRIPIQEWKDGAASGEIVEIFACGTAAVITPVGELRWAGGSCDHRNGVDYGEVTRTIRERLLDIQYGRTEDTHGWLTRLV, encoded by the coding sequence ATGAGCCAGACCACCGCACCGCTGACCTTCGAGGTCACCCGCCGCTCCGACCCGCGGCCGGACGCGGAGCGCGAGGCGGTGCTGGCCAACCCGGGGTTCGGCACGACGTTCACCGACCACATGGTCACGGCCGTGTGGCGCAAGGGCGAGGGGTGGAGCGAGGGCAAGGTCTCGGCCTACGGCCCGATCACCCTCATGCCCTCAGCTGCGGTGCTGCACTATGCGCAGGAGATCTTCGAGGGCATGAAGGCCTACCGGCACGCCGACGGGTCGATCTGGACCTTCCGCCCGGAGGCCAACGCGCAGCGGATGATGCGCAGCGCCCGCCGGATGACCCTGCCGGAGCTGCCCGAGGAGGACTTCCTCGCCTCGCTGCGCGCGCTCGTCGAGGTCGACCAGGCCTGGGTGCCCTCGGGGGCCAGCGGTGAGTCGAGCCTCTACCTGCGGCCCTTCATGTATGCCTCGGAGGCCTTCCTCGGGGTGCGTCCGGCTTCGGAGGTGACCTACTCGGTCATCGCGTCCCCGGCCGGCGCCTACTTCAGCGGCGGCATCAAGCCGGTCACGCTCTGGCTCTCGACGGACTACGCGCGCGCCGGCGAGGGCGGCACCGGTGCGGCCAAGTGCGGCGGGAACTACGCCTCCAGCCTGGCCGGCCAGCTCGAGGGGATCGAGAACGGCTGCGACCAGGCGGTCTTCCTCGACGCGTCGACGCACACCTACGTCGAGGAGCTCGGCGGGATGAACCTGTTCTTCGTGACCAAGGACAACAAGCTCGTCACGCCCGAGCTCACCGGGTCGATCCTCGAGGGCGTCACCCGCTCCTCGGTCCTGGCGCTGGCCAAGGAGATGGGGCTGGAGCCCGAGGAGCGGCGGATCCCCATCCAGGAGTGGAAGGACGGCGCGGCCAGCGGCGAGATCGTCGAGATCTTCGCCTGCGGCACGGCGGCGGTCATCACGCCCGTGGGCGAGCTGCGCTGGGCCGGCGGATCCTGCGACCACCGCAACGGCGTCGACTACGGCGAGGTGACCCGCACGATCCGTGAGCGCCTGCTCGACATCCAGTACGGCCGCACCGAGGACACCCACGGGTGGCTGACCCGTCTGGTCTGA
- a CDS encoding glutamine synthetase family protein: MTTPPRLTVEELKADIAAGIIDTVIVAFTDMQGRLQGKRIHSQFFLDSVLGHGTEGCNYLLAVDVDMNTVDGYAISSWERGYGDMMFDLDLSTLRRTPGQPYSATVQCDLSWLDGSGPVRPSPRSVLQAQVDAAAELGFVALTGTELEFIVFEESYEQAWDRRYQGLTGANRYNVDYSILGGTKVEPLLRDIRNEMYAAGVTVESAKGECNPGQHEIAFLYDEVVRTCDNHVVYKTAAKEIAARHGQSLTFMAKFDEREGNSCHIHLSLRGLGGEAVFADDDREGGRSVLFEHFVAGIQATMRDFTLLYAPNINSYKRFQPGSFAPTAIAWGTDNRTCALRVVGHGAGLRVENRVPGGDVNPYLAVAGMLAAGLHGIREELPLEPAFGGNAYASDKERVPSLLSEARELFLRSTVARAALGDDVVEHYAHAAKVELAAFNAAVTDWERVRGFERL; encoded by the coding sequence ATGACCACACCACCCCGGCTGACCGTCGAGGAGCTCAAGGCCGACATCGCCGCGGGCATCATCGACACCGTCATCGTGGCCTTCACCGACATGCAGGGACGGTTGCAGGGCAAGCGGATCCACAGCCAGTTCTTCCTCGACTCGGTCCTCGGGCACGGCACCGAGGGGTGCAACTACCTCCTGGCCGTGGACGTCGACATGAACACGGTCGACGGCTATGCGATCAGCTCGTGGGAGCGCGGCTACGGCGACATGATGTTCGACCTCGACCTGTCGACGCTGCGGCGCACCCCTGGCCAGCCCTACTCCGCCACGGTGCAGTGCGACCTGTCCTGGCTCGACGGGAGCGGTCCGGTCCGCCCCTCGCCGCGCTCGGTGCTCCAGGCCCAGGTGGACGCTGCGGCCGAGCTCGGCTTCGTCGCGCTCACGGGGACAGAGCTGGAGTTCATCGTCTTCGAGGAGAGCTACGAGCAGGCGTGGGACCGGCGCTACCAGGGCCTGACCGGTGCCAACCGCTACAACGTCGACTACTCGATCCTCGGCGGCACCAAGGTGGAGCCCCTGCTGCGCGACATCCGCAACGAGATGTATGCCGCGGGCGTCACCGTGGAGAGCGCGAAGGGGGAGTGCAACCCGGGGCAGCACGAGATCGCCTTCCTCTACGACGAGGTGGTGCGGACCTGTGACAACCACGTCGTCTACAAGACGGCTGCCAAGGAGATCGCGGCCAGGCACGGGCAGTCGCTGACCTTCATGGCGAAGTTCGACGAGCGCGAGGGGAACTCCTGCCACATCCACCTGTCCCTGCGCGGACTCGGTGGCGAGGCGGTCTTCGCCGACGACGACCGCGAGGGTGGACGCTCGGTGCTGTTCGAGCACTTCGTCGCGGGCATCCAGGCCACGATGCGGGACTTCACCCTGCTCTACGCGCCGAACATCAACTCCTACAAGCGGTTCCAGCCCGGGTCGTTCGCTCCCACCGCCATCGCCTGGGGCACGGACAACCGGACCTGCGCCCTGCGCGTCGTGGGGCATGGTGCGGGCCTGCGGGTCGAGAACCGCGTCCCGGGCGGCGACGTGAACCCCTACCTCGCGGTGGCGGGCATGCTCGCAGCCGGGCTGCACGGCATACGTGAGGAGCTGCCGCTCGAACCGGCGTTCGGCGGCAACGCGTATGCCTCGGACAAGGAACGCGTGCCCTCACTGCTCAGCGAGGCACGGGAGCTGTTCCTGCGCTCGACCGTCGCCCGCGCCGCGCTGGGGGACGACGTGGTCGAGCACTACGCCCACGCCGCCAAGGTCGAGCTGGCCGCCTTCAACGCGGCGGTCACCGACTGGGAGCGGGTCCGGGGGTTCGAGCGACTGTGA
- a CDS encoding FadR/GntR family transcriptional regulator → MSPAQPTSLPLVVLRPASGNAFESTVEQLATAIRLGVFTDGDQLPPERELAERLGVSRNTLREAIAALRQSGLVTTRRGRGGGTVITYVGLEPGTGETRVRTGAALADAMDFRRVVEPGAAALAATKALAADQRAWLIESAKAAREAPDNAAHRLADSRFHLAIATLSGSPMLIEAVTRAQSALHELLTAIPVLPLNIAHSNDQHEAIVAAILGGDADTARATLEEHCDATAALLRGLLG, encoded by the coding sequence GTGAGTCCCGCCCAGCCGACGTCCCTGCCGCTCGTGGTGCTGCGGCCCGCGTCCGGCAACGCGTTCGAGTCCACCGTCGAACAGCTCGCGACGGCCATCCGACTGGGGGTCTTCACCGACGGCGACCAGCTCCCGCCCGAGCGCGAGCTCGCAGAGCGCCTCGGTGTCAGTCGCAACACCCTTCGGGAGGCCATCGCGGCCCTGCGTCAGTCCGGCCTCGTCACCACGCGACGCGGCCGAGGCGGGGGCACGGTCATCACCTACGTCGGGCTGGAGCCGGGCACTGGCGAGACGCGAGTGCGCACCGGGGCCGCGCTGGCCGACGCGATGGACTTCCGCCGCGTCGTCGAACCGGGCGCCGCCGCCCTGGCCGCCACGAAGGCGCTCGCCGCCGACCAGCGGGCCTGGCTGATCGAGAGTGCCAAAGCGGCGCGGGAGGCGCCTGACAACGCCGCCCACCGGCTCGCCGACAGCCGCTTCCACCTGGCCATCGCGACGCTCTCCGGCTCCCCGATGCTCATCGAGGCGGTCACCCGCGCCCAGTCCGCGCTGCACGAGCTGCTCACGGCGATCCCCGTGCTGCCACTCAACATCGCGCACTCCAACGACCAGCACGAGGCCATCGTCGCGGCCATCCTCGGCGGGGACGCCGACACCGCGCGGGCCACCTTGGAAGAGCACTGCGACGCCACGGCAGCCCTGCTGCGCGGGTTGCTGGGCTGA
- a CDS encoding phosphotransferase, with protein sequence MVHRAEAHRRRRRVRDVPLTELGIDHWLDQIPCLAGQARRVDDLPGGLTNHNYRVRTATHDVVVRISPASTDLLAVNREHEWLNSRAAAAAGVGAPVVDYLPGQGVLVVGFLPGRTYAAGDVAANLVRIAAALRVLHAGPPFASDFDIFDIQRRYWGIVLQRGLRVPDGYAELAPLAVRVEAVLRRFPEPRVPCHNDLLAANFLDDGGNIRIVDYEYSGTNEASFELGNLVNESQLDRDHLAELVEAYYGRVDDRLLARAELWGLAGRYAWTLWGAIQHGVSDVDHDFWEFAMERYEPAAALFTSARLGRLLEAAGDGGEAA encoded by the coding sequence GTGGTTCACCGGGCCGAGGCACACCGTCGACGCCGACGTGTCCGAGACGTTCCGCTGACCGAGCTCGGGATCGACCACTGGCTCGACCAGATTCCCTGCCTGGCTGGTCAGGCGCGCCGGGTCGATGACCTCCCGGGCGGGCTGACCAACCACAACTACCGGGTCCGGACGGCGACGCACGACGTCGTCGTCCGGATCTCGCCGGCCAGCACGGACCTGCTCGCCGTCAACCGTGAGCACGAGTGGCTCAACAGCCGCGCGGCCGCGGCGGCAGGGGTCGGCGCCCCGGTCGTGGACTACCTGCCGGGTCAGGGCGTGCTCGTCGTCGGCTTCCTGCCGGGCAGGACGTATGCCGCGGGCGACGTGGCAGCCAACCTGGTGCGCATCGCCGCTGCCCTCCGGGTGCTCCACGCCGGGCCGCCGTTCGCGTCGGACTTCGACATCTTCGACATCCAGCGCCGCTACTGGGGCATCGTCCTCCAGCGCGGGCTGCGCGTCCCGGACGGGTATGCCGAGCTGGCCCCGCTGGCGGTGCGGGTCGAGGCCGTACTGCGCCGGTTTCCCGAACCCCGGGTTCCCTGCCACAACGACCTGTTGGCGGCGAACTTCCTCGACGACGGGGGCAACATCCGGATCGTCGACTACGAGTACTCCGGCACCAACGAGGCGTCGTTCGAGCTGGGCAACCTCGTCAACGAGTCGCAGCTGGACCGGGACCACCTGGCCGAGCTCGTCGAGGCCTACTACGGCCGCGTGGACGACCGGCTGCTGGCCAGGGCCGAGCTGTGGGGACTCGCGGGTCGCTACGCCTGGACCCTCTGGGGCGCCATCCAGCACGGCGTGTCCGACGTTGACCACGACTTCTGGGAGTTCGCGATGGAACGGTACGAGCCGGCCGCGGCGCTGTTCACGAGCGCGCGCCTGGGGCGGCTGCTCGAAGCCGCAGGCGATGGCGGTGAAGCGGCGTGA